Proteins from one Microtus pennsylvanicus isolate mMicPen1 chromosome 7, mMicPen1.hap1, whole genome shotgun sequence genomic window:
- the Prf1 gene encoding perforin-1 — protein sequence MATHLFLLGLFLLLPPPIPAPCYTATRSECKEKRKFVPGAWLAGEGVDVTTLRRSGSFPVNTMNFLRPDRTCTLCKNALQKDAIQRLPLAIAHWRPHSSGCQRKVATAKVSSTEGVARDAAANINNDWRVGLDVNPKPEASMRVSMAGSHSQVANFATEKTHQDQYSFNSDTVECHLYSFRLVQKPPLHPDFRRAIRRLPPNFNTSTKDAYDRLISSYGTHFITAMNLGGRVSVLTALRTCQLALEGLTADEVGDCLNVEAQVSIGAQASASSEYKACEEKKKQHKMTTSFHQAYRERQVDVVGGHLDSTQDLLFGNQATPEQFSTWITSLVSSPGLVDYSLESLHVLVEDVDPRREALRQAISGYVVGRARWQNCNRPCRVGQHRNTRDSCQCVCHNSKTTNQDCCPRQRGLAHLLVTNFQAKGLWGDYITASDAYVKVFFGGQELRTSTVWNNNHPKWTDKLDFGDVLLATGGPLRVQVWDADNGWDDDLLGSCDRSPKAGNHLTTCNLNHGSITFHYKVDCLIHLTGQTCLEYAPVSYLGDPPGNRSGAVW from the exons ATGGCCACTCACTTGTTCCTCCTGGGCCTTttcctgctgctgccaccacctaTCCCCGCTCCCTGCTACACTGCCACTCGGTCGGAATGCAAGGAGAAGCGCAAGTTCGTGCCAGGGGCATGGTTGGCTGGGGAAGGTGTGGACGTGACCACCCTCCGCCGCTCCGGCTCCTTCCCAGTGAACACAATGAATTTCCTGAGGCCTGACCGTACTTGTACTCTCTGTAAAAATGCCCTGCAGAAAGATGCTATACAACGCCTGCCTCTGGCCATTGCCCACTGGCGGCCTCACAGCTCAGGCTGCCAGCGTAAAGTGGCCACAGCCAAAGTGAGCTCGACGGAGGGTGTGGCCCGGGATGCAGCTGCTAACATCAATAATGACTGGCGTGTGGGGCTGGATGTGAACCCCAAGCCCGAGGCAAGCATGCGCGTGTCCATGGCTGGCTCCCACTCCCAGGTAGCCAACTTTGCAACCGAGAAGACCCATCAGGACCAGTACAGCTTTAATTCTGACACAGTGGAGTGTCACCTGTACAG TTTTCGCCTGGTCCAAAAACCCCCACTGCACCCCGATttcagaagagcaatcaggaggCTTCCCCCCAACTTCAACACCTCCACGAAGGATGCTTATGACAGGCTCATCTCGTCCTACGGTACCCACTTTATTACGGCTATGAACCTAGGTGGCCGTGTCTCCGTCCTCACAGCCCTGCGCACATGTCAGCTGGCCCTGGAAGGGCTCACCGCTGACGAGGTAGGAGACTGCCTGAACGTGGAGGCCCAGGTCAGCATTGGTGCCCAGGCCAGTGCCTCCAGTGAGTACAAAGCCTGCgaggagaagaagaaacagcACAAGATGACCACCTCTTTCCACCAGGCCTACCGAGAGCGTCAAGTCGACGTGGTCGGCGGCCACCTCGATTCCACACAAGACCTGCTCTTCGGGAACCAGGCTACCCCCGAACAGTTCTCAACCTGGATAACCTCGCTGGTCAGCAGCCCTGGGCTGGTGGATTACAGCCTGGAGTCCCTGCACGTGCTGGTGGAAGATGTGGACCCGAGGCGGGAGGCACTGAGACAGGCTATCAGCGGTTACGTGGTAGGCAGGGCTCGTTGGCAGAACTGTAACCGACCCTGTAGGGTAGGCCAGCATAGGAACACACGGGACTCATGCCAATGCGTATGCCACAACTCGAAGACCACCAACCAGGACTGCTGTCCACGCCAGAGGGGCTTGGCCCACCTGCTGGTGACCAATTTCCAGGCAAAGGGTCTGTGGGGAGACTACATTACAGCCTCTGACGCCTATGTGAAGGTCTTCTTTGGTGGCCAGGAGCTGAGGACCAGCACAGTGTGGAACAATAACCACCCCAAGTGGACTGACAAGCTGGACTTTGGGGATGTGCTCCTGGCCACAGGCGGACCCCTGAGGGTACAGGTCTGGGATGCTGACAATGGCTGGGACGATGACCTTCTCGGTTCTTGTGACAGGTCTCCCAAGGCTGGTAACCATCTGACGACCTGTAACCTGAACCATGGCAGTATTACATTCCACTATAAAGTCGACTGTTTAATCCACCTGACTGGACAGACCTGCCTGGAGTATGCCCCCGTGAGCTACCTAGGAGATCCTCCAGGAAACCGCAGTGGGGCTgtgtggtaa